A region of Clarias gariepinus isolate MV-2021 ecotype Netherlands chromosome 25, CGAR_prim_01v2, whole genome shotgun sequence DNA encodes the following proteins:
- the LOC128512772 gene encoding tripartite motif-containing protein 16-like, translating into MSGFTDTMPRCKNYATSGYVECGPCTGKKQKAIKSCLMCLDSYCPTHFELHEKLHSGQHHELMSATGFLQDKICSRHNKLVEVFCCSDQQCICLMCAMEDHKGHRIVSASAERTEKQSEMAEPKMKLEHRILERKKELEELQKALLSHKRSAQVALEESDKTFTEMICFIEKKRSEFRELIQAQEKIEVERAKDLLKQLEEEITELQRQDEELHQLSLTEDNIYFLQRYVFLTATLGSSDVSTITVSSVLSFEEVTKSVTELKNHLEDFCKAGMENIANKVKQIKILSPMTREEVLQYYCELTMDPNTAYRRLSLSEENREVSNFDQDLPYPDHPERFDWPQVLCEQPVCGRFYWEVEWCGKNGVNIAISYKSIRRKGGRNECWFGCSDQSWRLYCSPFRYAFRHHGKETYIPKKNNSTRIGIYVDYSAGMLSFYSIDVKMTLLYKVQCEFTEPLYPGFTVWPGSKLTLCCPTKFE; encoded by the exons ATGTCAGGATTCACGGACACGATGCCCAGATGTAAGAATTATGCCACATCTGGCTATGTGGAGTGTGGTCCTTGTActggaaagaaacaaaaagccaTTAAGTCTTGTCTGATGTGTTTGGATTCCTACTGTCCAACTCACTTTGAGCTTCATGAGAAACTGCACTCAGGACAGCATCATGAATTAATGAGTGCCACAGGCTTTCTTCAGGACAAGATCTGCTCCAGGCACAACAAGCTGGTAGAGGTGTTCTGCTGCTCTGATCAGCAGTGTATTTGTCTCATGTGTGCAATGGAAGATCACAAAGGACATAGAATTGTGTCAGCTTCAGCAGAAAGAACAGAGAAACAG AGCGAGATGGCTGAGCCAAAGATGAAATTAGAACACAGGATTCTGGAGAGGAAAAAGGAGCTTGAGGAACTGCAAAAAGCTCTGTTATCTCACAAG cgGTCTGCACAAGTAGCACTGGAGGAGAGTGATAAGACATTTACTGAGATGATTTGCTTTATTGAGAAAAAGCGATCTGAGTTTCGAGAGTTAATTCAAGCTCAAGAAAAGATTGAAGTAGAACGAGCCAAAGACCTCCTAAAGCAACTGGAAGAGGAAATCACTGAGCTCCAGAGGCAAGATGAAGAGCTGCACCAGCTTTCGCTAACAGAGGATAACATTTACTTTCTGCAA CGTTATGTGTTTCTTACTGCCACTCTTGGATCTTCAGATGTATCTACCATAACTGTTAGCTCTGTCCTCTCTTTTGAGGAAGTCACAAAATCTGTGACTGAACTGAAAAACCATTTGGAAGATTTTTGTAAAGCAGGCATGGAGAACATTGCGAACAAAG tGAAGCAAATTAAAATACTTTCACCTATGACTAGAGAAGAGGTCCTGCAGT ATTACTGCGAGCTAACCATGGATCCTAACACAGCATACAGGCGCCTTAGCCTGTCTGAGGAGAACAGAGAAGTGTCCAACTTTGACCAAGACCTCCCTTACCCAGATCATCCAGAGAGGTTTGACTGGCCGCAAGTGTTGTGTGAGCAGCCAGTTTGTGGACGCTTttactgggaggtggagtggTGTGGCAAAAATGGTGTTAACATTGCCATCTCCTATAAAAGCATCCGTCGGAAGGGTGGCCGTAATGAGTGCTGGTTTGGCTGCAGTGATCAGTCATGGAGGCTGTACTGCTCACCATTTAGATATGCTTTTAGGCACCACGGTAAAGAGACGTACATCCCTAAAAAGAACAACTCCACCAGGATTGGCATATATGTTGATTACAGTGCTGGGATGTTGTCCTTCTACAGTATAGATGTAAAAATGACTCTGCTCTATAAAGTGCAGTGTGAGTTCACAGAGCCTCTGTACCCTGGATTTACTGTGTGGCCAGGATCTAAACTGACACTATGTTGTCCTACTAAATTTGAATAG